The Heterodontus francisci isolate sHetFra1 chromosome 13, sHetFra1.hap1, whole genome shotgun sequence genome includes a region encoding these proteins:
- the ttll2 gene encoding probable tubulin polyglutamylase TTLL2, with the protein MAYITRTEDLTQPLVFRLHEGTPEIVRDVLLERGWVEYDEAAQDENDWNLYWRSGFSNAEYENIMPWQRLIHYPKIVGITRKDNLARNLKRMSGIYGPTIYNFSPIAFILPNDYTKFVAEYTKDKKANGGKLGYWICKPVDLSRGRGIFIFQDIKDLTYSCSVIVQKYISNPLLISGYKFDLRIYVCVTSFCPLIVYIYQEGLVRFGTEKYNLASLDNVYAHLTNTSINRFGPSYTMDKERVGSGCKWTMSQFRAFLHSLNINEPLMWQKISNIVTMTLLTITPSIPSPPNCLELFGFDILIDDNIKPWLLEVNYSPALIVDCTADVIVKKGLLSDLIDLLNYKEVDAMRQRGYPKPWQYNTRTRNNPSFCVTNSFRSLLPAHTRTTKKAFMTSSKEICSSPQNHSLLLCRRSWSQSNMCNQSEDQDMDSQKAEEESKSLCISKRQFSHLPRSIVDDSGKSIKKELVYTGAVSAHCSDTKECAKNVKLTRSLPKKTLTSQLREKMNRCYIYTQNPMDSVMLLERRTTQSDRYFRKMNPRLPSVKVQRYELAAFPLYSLSDIDKKPMSRIGDFILTFPFNEVTLKASQDPLSVRTIMQELQKMLKIFQEPKSTKRKSEDGSMNRKECFGSFLWGPRNPPLLSEWYFQN; encoded by the coding sequence ATGGCATATATAACTAGAACAGAAGATCTAACTCAGCCATTGGTCTTTCGTCTCCATGAAGGCACTCCTGAAATTGTACGTGATGTTCTCCTTGAACGTGGCTGGGTGGAATATGATGAAGCAGCACAGGATGAGAATGACTGGAACTTATATTGGCGATCTGGTTTTTCTAATGCAGAATATGAAAATATTATGCCTTGGCAAAGACTGATCCACTACCCAAAAATCGTGGGCATAACTCGAAAGGACAATCTTGCTCGTAATTTAAAGCGTATGTCAGGGATTTACGGCCCTACAATATATAACTTTAGCCCTATAGCTTTTATTCTTCCCAATGATTACACCAAATTTGTTGCTGAGTATACAAAAGACAAGAAGGCAAATGGGGGAAAGCTTGGGTACTGGATATGCAAGCCTGTTGATCTCTCCCGTGGAAGGGGAATATTTATATTTCAAGATATTAAAGATTTGACTTATAGCTGTTCTGTTATAGTGCAAAAGTACATCAGCAATCCCCTTCTCATCTCTGGTTACAAATTTGATTTGCGAATCTATGTTTGTGTCACTAGTTTCTGTCCATTGATAGTTTATATTTACCAAGAAGGTCTGGTGAGATTTGGGACAGAAAAGTATAATCTTGCATCTCTAGACAATGTATATGCTCATTTAACAAACACCAGCATCAATAGATTTGGACCTTCCTACACAATGGATAAAGAGCGGGTTGGTTCAGGGTGCAAATGGACAATGAGCCAATTCCGTGCCTTCCTGCATAGTCTTAATATAAATGAACCACTCATGTGGCAGAAAATAAGCAATATTGTGACAATGACTCTGCTCACAATTACTCCATCCATTCCATCCCCTCCTAActgtcttgaactctttggctttgATATCCTAATAGATGACAACATAAAGCCTTGGCTTTTAGAAGTAAATTATAGTCCGGCACTAATAGTAGACTGTACCGCTGATGTGATAGTGAAGAAAGGACTATTATCTGACCTAATTGATCTGCTGAATTACAAAGAGGTAGATGCAATGCGCCAACGTGGTTACCCAAAACCATGGCAATATAATACACGGACTCGCAACAATCCTTCCTTTTGTGTAACTAACTCATTTAGAAGTCTACTGCCTGCTCACACCAGAACTACTAAAAAAGCATTTATGACCTCATCAAAAGAAATTTGTTCCAGTCCCCAAAACCATTCCTTGTTACTCTGCCGTAGAAGTTGGAGTCAATCTAACATGTGCAACCAAAGTGAAGACCAGGACATGGACTCCCAAAAAGCAGAAGAGGAAAGCAAATCTCTATGCATCAGCAAACGGCAGTTCTCACACTTGCCACGTTCCATTGTGGATGATTCTGGGAAAAGTATCAAAAAGGAGTTAGTTTACACAGGTGCAGTATCTGCGCATTGTTCAGATACCAAGGAATGTGCAAAGAATGTGAAGCTCACTAGATCACTGCCAAAGAAAACCTTGACTTCACAGTTGCGAGAAAAGATGAACAGATGTTACATATATACACAGAATCCAATGGACAGTGTGATGTTGCTGGAAAGAAGAACTACGCAGTCTGATCGATATTTTCGTAAAATGAACCCAAGGCTTCCTTCAGTTAAAGTGCAAAGGTACGAACTAGCAGCTTTCCCTTTGTACAGTCTTTCAGATATTGACAAGAAGCCCATGAGCCGCATAGGTGACTTTATACTAACATTTCCATTTAATGAAGTGACACTGAAGGCTTCTCAGGATCCTTTGAGTGTAAGGACAATAATGCAGGAACTGC